A single region of the Acidobacteriota bacterium genome encodes:
- a CDS encoding glycosyltransferase family 4 protein — translation MGLVCSEALGERAAGIGIRYLEMARRLPALGFEVVLVSPWRSAQPPERGCGRFEVRRFDSAPLPELLAGCDAVVTQGQLANNVLHELPDLPTAVDLYDPFLVENLTHFDTLGLDPYRNDHRTWVHQLSRGDFFLCSSPEQRAYYLGFLTALGRVNPHRYRDDPEYSGLIVEAPFGVPDPLPDYQPLLPPRRPDERRLLFGGLYDWYDPEPLLEAFASLSHPTARLLFVRQPPGAGAPQRLLAEVEVRSRRQESDRIGFLEWVPFERRYDLLRDVDALAACHRPGLETDLSLRTRFVDALAVGCPVLTTEGGTVPRLLREWDAGLVVPCGDVGGLRAGLAELVAGGPEVEARARRGREHALTTFSWERSLAPLVTFLESPRVDPTKKEFAFRPETVAPADDLGFRLRRWFRTRLAGA, via the coding sequence GTGGGCCTCGTGTGCAGCGAGGCGCTGGGAGAACGGGCGGCCGGAATCGGCATCCGCTATCTGGAGATGGCGCGCCGGCTTCCGGCTCTGGGCTTCGAGGTCGTCCTCGTATCTCCCTGGCGGTCGGCGCAGCCGCCCGAACGGGGGTGCGGGCGGTTCGAGGTGCGGAGATTCGATTCCGCGCCGCTTCCGGAACTGCTGGCGGGGTGCGATGCAGTGGTAACTCAGGGGCAGTTGGCGAACAACGTCCTTCACGAGCTGCCCGATCTGCCCACGGCGGTCGATCTCTACGATCCGTTCCTGGTCGAGAACCTGACGCACTTCGACACCTTGGGTCTCGATCCCTACCGGAACGACCACCGCACCTGGGTTCATCAACTGTCCCGCGGCGATTTCTTCCTCTGCTCGTCACCCGAGCAGCGGGCCTACTACCTGGGCTTTCTGACCGCCCTGGGCAGAGTGAATCCTCACCGTTACCGCGATGATCCAGAGTACTCGGGTCTCATCGTCGAAGCACCCTTCGGCGTGCCGGATCCGTTGCCCGACTACCAGCCCTTGTTACCGCCGCGCCGGCCGGACGAACGGCGGTTGTTGTTTGGTGGCCTGTACGACTGGTACGACCCTGAACCTCTGCTGGAGGCCTTCGCCTCGTTGTCCCACCCGACCGCGCGGCTGCTGTTCGTTCGGCAGCCCCCTGGAGCGGGAGCGCCACAGCGGCTGCTCGCGGAAGTAGAGGTGCGGAGTCGACGCCAGGAGTCCGACCGGATCGGCTTCCTCGAGTGGGTGCCGTTCGAGCGGCGCTACGATCTCCTGCGGGATGTGGACGCACTAGCCGCCTGCCATCGACCTGGACTGGAAACGGACCTGTCGCTGCGCACCCGGTTTGTCGACGCGCTTGCGGTCGGCTGTCCGGTGCTGACCACCGAGGGAGGCACCGTGCCCCGCCTGCTGAGGGAGTGGGACGCGGGCCTGGTCGTCCCCTGCGGCGACGTGGGCGGGCTGAGAGCTGGTCTGGCCGAACTGGTTGCAGGTGGCCCGGAGGTCGAGGCGCGAGCCCGACGCGGTCGGGAACACGCTCTGACGACCTTCTCCTGGGAGCGCAGTCTGGCGCCCCTGGTGACTTTCCTCGAGTCTCCCCGTGTCGATCCCACGAAGAAGGAGTTCGCGTTCAGGCCGGAGACAGTGGCCCCCGCGGACGACTTGGGCTTCCGGTTGCGCCGGTGGTTTCGAACCCGTCTGGCGGGAGCGTAG